The genome window GCACAGGTGAGGTGCTGAAGCTGCAACAGCTTAACTCGCAAATTAATCAATATAATAACATCATTGACCTCGCCGTGAACTTCCTCTCCACCACCGACTCAGCGCTAAGCAGCACCAACAATCTGCTGCAGCAAGCGCGCACCATCGCTTTGCAAGCGGCTAACAGCAGCCTAGACGATTCGGCACGGGCAAACTTGGCCAATCAAATAGGCCAGATCATCACGCAGGTCATCAGTTTGGGCAATAGCAGCTACGAGGGACGCTACATTTTTGCTGGTCAGCGCACGAAAACGGCGCCTCTCGCGCAAACGCCATCGGGATTTGTGTATTCCGGTGGTTCGGCAGCCACCGGGGATGGGAACATAAGTCTCGATGTCAATGTGGGCGAGTCGGTGACGATCAACGTTACCGGTGACCAGGTATTTATGCCGATTCTAAGCACTTTGAAGTCGCTGCAGGACGACATCGCAAACGGGCAGCTCTCCACCATCTCCAATGTGGATGTGGCCAACATAGATACGCAATTGGGCAATCTGTTGAGCGTGCGCGCAGGTGTCGGTGCCAAAATAGACATGCTGAACGGGGAAAAACTGCGGAACGAACAGGTTTCTATCGGCAATACCAGCCTGCTCTCTCAAGTGCAGGACACGGACATGGCGCAAGGAATGGTAGACCTGCAGACCGCCCAAACGGCCTATCAGGCGGCATTAATGGCCACGGCCCACACCTATCAGTATAGCCTGCTGGATTTTCTCAGATAGGCCTGAGAACCTAATTCTACAATGAAAGCGAAAAAGATGGTTATGGTACTTGATAAACAGGTTAACAATGCCGCCATATACGGCGTTTCGATGGAAGGAAAAGAGGTCGCTCAGGAGACATGTGCAACAAGCATAGCCTCTGCTACCTTATGTGTCGAGACGACCCGCTTCGGCACGTTGGAGGTTGCATCCGATCTGGTGCTCACCTTTCCCGAGGGGCTTATCGGCTTCGAGATGTTCACGCGATACACGGTGGTCTCTACGGACGATCAAGGTGCGTTGCGATGGCTACAGTCGCTGGATGAACCTGCCCTTGCTTTTCCTATTATCCAACCGGGAATCTTTCGACCGGACTATACGCCCACCATCTCGGATCAAGATGCACGCTTCTTAGGGCTTACACCGGAGATACCGGCGTTGGTTTTCGCCGTGGTGACGGTGCCACCAGGACGTCCCCGCGAGATGACGGCCAATCTGCTTGGCCCGCTGGTGATCAATCCATTAACGCGCGTGGGCAAGCAGGTGATCGTGCAGGATGAGCGGTATAGCACAAAGCATTATATTATGGAGGAGATTCTGCAAAATCTCACCGGAACCAACAGACCTTCTAGCGCGGTGCCCAGCCCCACCAAATCGCGTAAAAGGCGCCAGCGCATCGCTTAAAAGCGTTTGTGCTTTCGTGCGAGTGCGCCCTGACCCTCGACGGGGTTGGTGGCGACAGCATGCTCGAAAGGGATAAGGACTAGATAGAGGCATCCTCGGGGCTAGCGAAGAGAGCAGAACCCAATGAAGGCTCTCTTCGCTAGCCCCATCTTCTTTTTTTGCTCCTATATTCCCAAAACGAAGAACAAACCTCTTCTTCCCGACGTACCGAAAAGGGAGAACCTAGCTTCCCTAGAAGCGGAGAAGCCTCTCTACGTTAACAAGGTTGCGAAGGAGCCATGGTCATGTCGGAAGCCATTGAGGTGATCAATCCCTATACGGGGACGTGCGTGGGAAAGGTACCGCGTGGAGGTGCTGCCGAGGTAGACGCAGCGGTGCGTCGTGCGAAGGAGGCTATGCAGGCGATGCGCAACATGCCGTTGCATCGGCGCGCTGCCATTCTCAAGAAAACGTCGCAGTTGCTCCAGGAACGCGCCGAGGCCTTCGCCCAGCTCATCACACAAGAGTCGGGAAAAACCATTCGCGAGACGCGGGCCGAAGTTGCAAGAGCGGCGGCTATCTTTGAATATGCGGCGGAGGAGGCCCGGCGTCTGCATGGAGAGACTTTACCTTTTGACGCTTTCCCGAACGGAGAGAACCATATCGGTTTCTACCTTCGTGAGCCGGTTGGCATTGTAGGTGCCATTACGCCTTGGAACGTGCCTCTTGCCTTAGCCGCACATAAGATCGCACCGGCCTTGGCTTCTGGGAACTGCGTGGTGTTAAAGCCGGCAGAACAGACCCCCCTCAACGCGCTGCGTCTTGCCCAAGCTCTCCGGGAGGCGGGGCTTCCTGAGGGGGCTTTGGAGGTAGTGACCGGCTATGGTGAAGAGGCTGGCGATGCTTTGGTAACCCATCCTGATGTCGGTTTTCTCTCCTTCACCGGCAGTCGTGAAGTTGGGATAGGACTGCCCGCAAGAGCCGGCTATAAGCGTGTAGCCCTAGAGCTAGGCGGCAACAGCCCAATCATCGTAACCCAGAGCGCTGATATCGAGCGGGCTGCAGAGGCCATTGTACGAGGCGGCTATGCGGTGGCCGGTCAACTGTGCATCTCAGTTCAACGCATTTTGGTGCACCGCACTGTCCGCGAGGTGCTTCTCGAAAAGCTAATCGCTCGCATCCGTCAGCTTCGGTTAGGTGATCCGCTGGATGAGGCTACCGATGTGGGCGTGCTCATCTCTAAAGAGGCTTGTGATCGCGTGGAGAAAGCCGTTCAAGAGGCTGTGCAGGCCGGGGCCAAAGCAGCCATCGGAGGGAAACGCATTGGCCCTGCCGCTTTCGAGCCGACCCTCCTGACTGATGTTCGACAAGACATGCCGATTGCCATCAACGAGGCCTTTGCCCCGCTCACGCTCCTCATCGAGTTCGACACGTTGGACGAGGCCATTGCCATGGCCAATGCCACTCCTTATGGCCTGAATGCTGGCATCTATACACGAGATATTGAGGAAGCTCTAAGTGCTGCAAACGCGATCGTGGCCGGCTCAGTGATGATCAATGAGGTGCCTACTTTCCGTTCCGATCTCATGCCCTATGGTGGTCGTAAGCAGAGCGGATTAGGGCGTGAAGGGGTGCGTTTCGCCATGGAGGAGATGACGGAGACGAAGGTGGTCTGTATCCAAAGGCTTATCTAAGAGCGTCTTGCGTAGGCAGTGGGTTAGGAACGGAGGCGGCGCCTGCTATAACACCCTGCTTGTGGGGTAAGATTCTAAAGCGCAGTGATGTTGAAATCGTCACTTTGCGTTGCCATGCGAACAGGGTAGGAACTGTTGGAATGGCTCTAGAGCGAAGGAGAGCTGAGGATGATCACAAAACAGCAGCTTATGGAGGCACGACAACGAGCTCTGGAGTACCTTTCTCGTGCCGGCATCGTTCTCACCCCGGAGGAACAGGAGCGCATTGAGGTGGCCGATTTCGGGTTGGGTGACCTCGAACATACCGGTTTAGAGCTGATCACTTATGTTAACACCTCGCGTTGCTGTGCAAAGGAGCTTGTGCTGTTCCCACGGCAAACATGTCCGGAACATCGCCATCCGCCGATAGGGAGTGACCCAGGAAAAGAGGAGACGTTCCGTTGTCGGTGGGGGGAGGTCTATCTCTACGTCCCTGGGGAACCGACTCCCCAACCTCATGCCATGCCGCCAAAGGGCCGAGAGCCTCACTACACCGTATGGCATGAGATCGTGCTGCGTCCTGGCGAACAGTACACCATTCCCCCCAATACTTTGCACTGGTTTCAAGCCGGTGAAGAGGGAGCCGTCGTCAGCGAGTTCTCAACGACGAGCCGGGATGAGTTCGATATTTTTACCGACCCACAGATCGAGCGGATAACGCGAGTGGTCTAAGCGAGGGTGAACATCTTCGATGAGAGGAGAGAGAGCCATTTTTTTACCACAGCAAT of Chthonomonas calidirosea T49 contains these proteins:
- the flgL gene encoding flagellar hook-associated protein FlgL, which codes for MRISTQQIVQDTILGVEDAYSRFGVAEKQVSTGKRINQPSDDPVGTGEVLKLQQLNSQINQYNNIIDLAVNFLSTTDSALSSTNNLLQQARTIALQAANSSLDDSARANLANQIGQIITQVISLGNSSYEGRYIFAGQRTKTAPLAQTPSGFVYSGGSAATGDGNISLDVNVGESVTINVTGDQVFMPILSTLKSLQDDIANGQLSTISNVDVANIDTQLGNLLSVRAGVGAKIDMLNGEKLRNEQVSIGNTSLLSQVQDTDMAQGMVDLQTAQTAYQAALMATAHTYQYSLLDFLR
- a CDS encoding aldehyde dehydrogenase family protein, whose product is MSEAIEVINPYTGTCVGKVPRGGAAEVDAAVRRAKEAMQAMRNMPLHRRAAILKKTSQLLQERAEAFAQLITQESGKTIRETRAEVARAAAIFEYAAEEARRLHGETLPFDAFPNGENHIGFYLREPVGIVGAITPWNVPLALAAHKIAPALASGNCVVLKPAEQTPLNALRLAQALREAGLPEGALEVVTGYGEEAGDALVTHPDVGFLSFTGSREVGIGLPARAGYKRVALELGGNSPIIVTQSADIERAAEAIVRGGYAVAGQLCISVQRILVHRTVREVLLEKLIARIRQLRLGDPLDEATDVGVLISKEACDRVEKAVQEAVQAGAKAAIGGKRIGPAAFEPTLLTDVRQDMPIAINEAFAPLTLLIEFDTLDEAIAMANATPYGLNAGIYTRDIEEALSAANAIVAGSVMINEVPTFRSDLMPYGGRKQSGLGREGVRFAMEEMTETKVVCIQRLI
- a CDS encoding D-lyxose/D-mannose family sugar isomerase codes for the protein MITKQQLMEARQRALEYLSRAGIVLTPEEQERIEVADFGLGDLEHTGLELITYVNTSRCCAKELVLFPRQTCPEHRHPPIGSDPGKEETFRCRWGEVYLYVPGEPTPQPHAMPPKGREPHYTVWHEIVLRPGEQYTIPPNTLHWFQAGEEGAVVSEFSTTSRDEFDIFTDPQIERITRVV
- the fliW gene encoding flagellar assembly protein FliW, which produces MVLDKQVNNAAIYGVSMEGKEVAQETCATSIASATLCVETTRFGTLEVASDLVLTFPEGLIGFEMFTRYTVVSTDDQGALRWLQSLDEPALAFPIIQPGIFRPDYTPTISDQDARFLGLTPEIPALVFAVVTVPPGRPREMTANLLGPLVINPLTRVGKQVIVQDERYSTKHYIMEEILQNLTGTNRPSSAVPSPTKSRKRRQRIA